A genomic stretch from Strongyloides ratti genome assembly S_ratti_ED321, chromosome : 1 includes:
- a CDS encoding Transthyretin-like family-containing protein, which yields MKYSLIFLFFVIVGVCASLRQQSIAVKGKLMCGNKPLSNTRIKLWEEDSGPDPDDLLDQGYTDANGEFLLKGDERELTNIDPRLKVYHNCDNSLSLGARKVKFTIPYSYVTAGKEPKKTFDIGVINMETKFHGEERELIVS from the exons ATGAAGTATAGTCtcatttttttgttctttGTAATTGTTGGAGTTTGTGCCAGTCTTAGACAGCAATCTATTGCTGTTAAAGGAAAGCTTATGTGTGGTAACAAACCATTATCAAACACAAGAATCAAGCTTTGGGAGGAAGATTCAG gtCCTGATCCAGATGATTTATTAGATCAAGGATACACTGATGCTAATGGAGAATTTTTACTTAAAGGTGATGAAAGAGAACTTACCAACATTGATCCAAGATTAAAAGTTTACCATAATTGTGATAATTCTTTATCg ctTGGAGCACGTAAAGTAAAATTCACAATTCCATACTCATATGTTACTGCTGGTAAAGAACCAAAGAAGACCTTTGATATTGGTGTTATAAACATGGAAACAAAATTCCATGGTGAAGAACGTGAACTTATTGTTAGTTAA
- a CDS encoding Heat shock factor (HSF)-type, DNA-binding domain and Winged helix-turn-helix DNA-binding domain-containing protein: MNIFEVLKTERPIESSGTETGKIPTFILKLWQIVNDTEYNRIIGWSENGSSFLVKEPYIMYKKILPLYFKHSNLNSFIRQLNMYGFKKIIDIEKTGNLNFNSMNISEFSHKFFLRGRVDLLNNIKRKISSQKVVHENYINFENNHINSENIKLLNEIKNMKSKQSDTENFINQLVLQNETLKKEITILHTTYKMQQNVVKKLCDIIGKFGNQQSKSMIVIPSPIFSTTKNNTGSPSYNNQVNYSSQNTKSNYVDLDYINIAISSSDTTP; the protein is encoded by the exons atgaatatttttgaagTGCTTAAAACTGAACGACCAATTGAATCATCAGGTACTGAAACTGGGAAGATTCCTACTTTTATCTTAAAGTTATGGCAAATTGTTAATGATACGGAATATAATCGTATAATTGGATGGAGTGAG aatgGTTCAAGTTTTCTTGTTAAAGAACCTTATATTATGTACAAGAAAATTCTtccattatattttaaacattcaaatttaaatagttttattcGCCAACTTAATATGTAtggatttaaaaaaataatagatattGAAAAGACGGGTAAtctaaattttaatagtatGAATATTTCTGAATTTTCTCATAAATTCTTTCTTCGTGGAAGAGTTGATTTActaaacaatattaaaagaaaaatatcaAGTCAAAAAGTAGTAcatgaaaattatattaattttgaaaacaACCACATAAATtctgaaaatattaaacttttaaatgaaataaaaaatatgaaaagtAAACAATCTGATACggaaaattttatcaatcaGCTGGTATTGCAAAatgaaactttaaaaaagGAAATTACAATTTTACATACAACATATAAAATGCAACAAaatgttgtaaaaaaattatgtgaTATCATTGGTAAATTTGGGAATCAACAGTCAAAATCAATGATAGTAATACCTTCACCAATATTTTCAacaactaaaaataatacaggATCACCAAGTTACAACAATCAAGTTAATTATTCATCTCAAAATACCAAATCAAATTATGTTGATTTggattatattaatatagcAATTAGTAGTAGCGATACTACTCCTTAA